In Gavia stellata isolate bGavSte3 chromosome 33, bGavSte3.hap2, whole genome shotgun sequence, the DNA window TATGGTAGCCGCGTTCTCACACAAAGGGGCTTACGCAACATAACGCCAATTACTTACACAAAGTAATACcaatattaaaagaaacaataataatCAGCTTCTGCTGATTATCAGCAGAGTAAGTCTCGGTGCGTGTCGCGGAAGTGGCAGACAGCACGCATGTAGGGAGACGCTCTCAAGCTTGAGACCAGCGAAGTTCTTGACAACTAATAAACTTCAGAGACCTTCAGCTTGATGCCCGAGTTTAAAAGCACATTAGTCTCAGTGAGCGCACTTGCCAAGGGAGTTTGCCGGTTTCTGTCATTTCACAAGGATGATTTCTTGGTTTTAATGCTTTGCCTTCTGAGTGGCACTAGGAGGAACCGGACCAGCAGAGACTGCACGAAAAACACTGACAGCGACTGTGCACAAGGCTGAACAAGCCGGAAAAAAATGGGCTAAGGCATGTGTAGTACCTGAAACAAAAATTAGTTGCACGCCCAGATCCTCCTTCGCAAACCGTGGTTAGTTCTGGTTAGCTCTTACAAGCAGTGTCTTGACAAGGGAAAAATGTATGAGATCTGttgcttttccctctctttctgtGCTGAACTTGGATTATTATTCCCCCTTTAAATTCTTCAGGCTTGATCGTTTTAGTTCATTAAATGATCGAGAATATTAGTCTGTGAGCGGACTCGGCTGGGGGTTTCCACCGGGATCTCAAGAGAGGGATGGTTTATTGTATTGATCGCTCTGCTTCAGGGCCTAGCTCGCTGTTTCCTGCCGTCACACGGCAGATGAAGCATTTCAGCCCCCGGGATTGTCATTACTTTCTGCCTTTGAACGCTTAAGCCATTTTGCTCTGGTCTGGGGGTGAGCTGCCTTCTGCAGGGGcccaggccccgcccccgggcGGCCGAAGCCCCGCCCCCGGGCGGCCGAGGCCCCGCCCCGGGCTTCTGAAGCCCCGCCCCCGGGCGGCCGCGGCTTCCCTGAAGGCTCCTCCTCGCGCTTCTCTTTGCAGAGGGGTGGAGCGCGCCCCTCTCCGCATGCGCAGTCAGCAGGGGCGGGCCCCGCGCAACCACCAATGGTAGCGGCGCCGCGCGGTGGCGACGGCCAatgggcggcggcggcggggccgttGGGCGGTTAGACATGGCGGCGGCGGGAAGCGGTGCTGAggaggcagcggcgggcggTGATGGCGGCCCGCCCGTACCGCCGGCGGCGCCGGGCCGCGCCCAGGTCTTCGCCACCGTGGTGGACAccttcctggagaagctggtggcagCCGGGAGGTGAGGCGGGAGCGGGGTCTCGCCGGGGCCTGGCCGAGGCCTGCCGTGAGGAGGCCCCGGCGGTGACGCCCTGCCCCTCCCGTTTTGCAGCTACCAGAGGTTTGCAAACTGCTACCGCTGCTTCTACAAGCTGCAGCCCGAGATGACCAGGAGCATTTACGATCAGTTTATATCCCAGCTGCAGACGTCCATCAAGGTGAAAGGGGCAGCAGACCCTCGGGGGCTGGGGCTCGGGGAGGTGTGTGCCTTCGGAGCGGCCGCAAGCCCGCGGTGTAAAAGCGCTGAACACCGTGATATTAAAAGTCGCGAATACACTTCTTGAATGGCAAAACCAGAAGGTTAGGACCGCTCCCCAGAGATCTTCCAGACCTCTTTGTCTTCCCCAGAAAGAGCTGTAGAAtcctttaggttggaaaagacccttaagatcatcgagtccaaccgtaaacctgCCAACTcccccactaaaccatgcccctaagcgCCACGTCTACgcgtcttttaaaaacctgcagGGATGCTGACTCAATACCTGGTGATTCCCAGGATATAGCCTTCATCCAGGGGGAAGCGAGGGCTCACAAGCAGAGTGATGCCCGTGTCAGTTCAGTTTGGGTCCTGCTGAATCCCTGTGGTGTCCTTCCTTCACAGGAGGAGATCCAGGAGGTAAAGGATGAAGGGAATCTGGAAGTGCTCTTTAATTCGCTGGATAAGATCGTGGAGGAGGCAAAGAACCAGGAAGAGCCTGCGTGGTATGGATACTCTTGCGGAAGGCAGTCTGGGGAGCGTGTGCGCATGGAGGCACGTTCCTTCAAGGGGGAAAGTCAGTTCCCGCGTGATGTTTTGGTCACGTTGACATGTCCTGTAGGCCTTGTGCTGCAAGGGAATTTTTTAAACCTTGGGTACCTTAACAGAAATGTCATCTTGtccaaaacatctgaaaataagttttatcTCCGCTTCTCTGGGTCACGTATCTACGCTTCCTCAGTGCAAGGAGGAGGTTAGTGCTGAGACCAGAGGGGAGGTGAACTCAAttctgaataattaaaaaggCTGATGGCGTGTTTTAGCCACAGCTGCTGTTCTAATAGCAGAGCTGATGCCAACACTTCCATTGGGATGCCTTGCTCAGGGACTCAGCGGGCACTGGAAGATGCACGCGCTGCCTTTTGTTTGCCCTAAAGGCAGGCTGCGTCTTTTAATCAAAAGCATCGTCAGGatttcttgtttctgtgtttggGGAAATTAGTTACATCCTGCCTGCCTCCGGGCCTCAACTAACGGCAGAGTTTTGGGAAAGACTCCTGCCGTTCCTCCATGGATGGCGTTAGGGGGCTACGCAATGGGGTGCCCGTTAGACACGCACCTTCTAGCTGTCCTCAAGCGTTTGGTGCCGGAGAGAAATTGCTGGAGTCGGTGAGCTGATACGTTACGGCAGCAGCTCAGCTTCCAGTTGAGGTGCGTGAGACTAATTGCTCTGCAAGATCATTGCTCTCTGGTTGCTTCACATCCCAGTTTGTTCCCAGGCGTCCCAGCGGGATCCCAGAAGAGGACATTTGCAGCGCGATGGTGCCGTACCTCCTTAAGCACAGGTCGTACTTGCGGAAAGTCCtcaaggagaaggaggaagagaacaggAAGGTAGCGGAGTCTGTGCTtgcagggagggatgggattgcagagctgcagcagctgataCAAGCTCGCAAACATGCCTGgcaggtaaaaataaataaacccccCCCTTCTCTTTGCAGCATCAGCCTGAAAGAAACACAATTCTGTGGCTTGACTAGCAAATGGCTGCGCTATATTTAAGCTCTCTGCTTATCAAAGGCCTCACCAGGAGCCAAGTACTGCTGAAACTGGTCTGGGAGGCCTGGGCGTTTTCACTGGAGGCCTTGGATGTTTTTCCCTGTGCGCTGGGTGGGATGTTTCCGTGGGTGAGCATAGGCGATTAGTGGGTTGTATTCCGTCCACGCCGGGGACGGCAATGTGCATGACGCTCTGTTTTACATCAGCCTGTTTTGTGTCCTGAACGCTGGcatctgtggagaaaagcaCTTTGCTGAGTTCAGTGCTGGTTGTTTTCCTTCCAGGCAATTAGTAAAGAGCAACGAGAACTCATGAGGACGTTCAAGGAGCCGCAGTGAGGCCGCGGGGAGGTCCTGCGtgtgtcggggggggggggggggttatcCTCATCTCGGCAGCGCTGACAACACGTTGGGAAATGGGACTCTGTGCGTGGCCACAAGCCACGGAAACTCACGCTGATTTCGTCAGGCCAGAAGGAACTTGCAGTGGGACTGAAAAGCTGCCGGACTCGCACAATTTGATCGAAGTTTGTGAAGAAATCAAAAATGGACGCATTCAATCTTTGGAAATGGATGACAATTTCCTATTCCCCGCTCAGCTTAACAGGGAGGAGAATCCCACAGATCTGATAGCCAGAGCATGTCCGTTCACTCACACACTTCTTTAGCGCTGTGACGGGCATGATTCTAGCTTACTAAGGCCAGATTTGTGGCCTTGAAGCCACTTCAGGTGTGCATTAGAGAAAAAATGGTGCCGTATCCATGGAGGCTGTGCTGTGCATAGGAACGAGGAGTCAGGGAGCTGTAGCGCTCGAAGCTCCCAGTCGGGTAAACACTACCGTGGTGTTTTGTACAGGTTGAGTGTAAATAGCCCCATCAGACgcttttgctgcatttttttactGTTCATTTTCACTATCCGTGTCCTTAAACAACCGTCTGCCCGTGACCCATCAGAACAGACGTATCAGCAGCTGCTTTATCACATCAAGTTCCTCGTTGCCATTTATCTTGTTCCTCGTTgccatttatcttttttttcccagttatttTCCAACCATGCTCCCCTCCCTGGCACACTGAGGGTGCTTCTCCGACGACCGCAGTGTGACGGGCCCGGGGACGTGCTGTTCATGTGTGTGGAAACGAGCGGAGGATAGAAGGGCCCTGCCTTGACTTTGTGGGCTCGTGGCAAAGGGATTTAGTGTTTTCCTGTGAAACCCTCGTATTGACTCCTGGAACCAAACTGGGTTTGGTTTTACCCATCTGAAGTTGTTCTTTACCATCTCATCAGAAGTTTGCCAGCCGGGGAATCAGGGACTCGCTGGAATCTGCCTGCTGGGGCGTCGGTGAAGGCCTGCAAGCGAGGTGTGTCTTCGAAATGAAGAAAAGGTCCTTCCTCTGGGCCGGGCAGATAATGAAGAGAGTCTTACGGAGCCTGCCAGCAACTGATTGTGAGTCTGGTTCCAACAGACACCAGATCTGCCGAGGGCAGCAGGTTCTCTGCTCGCCTGTCGTCCTCCTCGCCTGTTGTGCTCTTCGGCTGTTAGCACATGCCGTCCCAAGGAAAGCCTGTGCCTTGTGCGGTGCGGAAATGCAAATGCCGAGAGCAACAGTGGCCATTTCCACCAAGCACGAGcctctgtttttaattagaGGCAGCCAGAGCCTGCGATTGACTGACTTAGgcatattttccttctgtcGTAAACAAGCCTTCCCTTGCTGCATTATAATCTAAATAAATTGGAGCTGTTGTTCCCCCGGTCTTGGCTCCTGCTGCGTGCGCTTGGCCCGTGTACTCTATAGTTTATGGGTTTCTTTGACAAAGGCTCTGGCTTCAgcatttctctcctcctccGCCCCAAACCCTCCTGTTCCGCTTTTCAGGACAGGGCTGGGATTTATAGGATCTGAAAGTCTGGGAAGTGGTCAGGATCCCAAAAAGGAATGTCACCCCAGGCGGCCCTGGGAGCGCTCGCTGCTCGGAGCCCTCCTGGAGTTAAACAGGAGCAAACTCTGGAGGTGGGTGAGCACCCTGAGCACGGCTGGGGTCGTGTGGAGAGTAAAAGGATGGCCAAAGAAGAGattctgcttctccagctgctccGCTCCCCTTCACCTCTGCTCGGTGCCTGAACCACACCAGCAGCACGCTTTTTGTTCTGGCAAAGCCCTGTTTTGGGGTTTTAAGAGGCGCTGGACCTCTTCCTGAGGTCCTGTTTCTGGGCACAGGCGCTGTCTGgggccccagccctggcacgCAGCATCTGCCCGTGGGACATGGCGTGGGAGAGCTGCATGGAGGGCGAGGGCAACTGCTCGCCCTCTCCCCCAGGTCACGGCAGTCAGCCCTGGCAAGAGGCAGTGATGACGATGCCACGGAAGGAGCCCGTGCTGGTCCCCGAGGCAAAAATTGGCCAACGAGTCCCCGTTGGCCTTGCGCGGAGAGGAAAACCCGAAGGATTTTGGCAGGAAACTCCTAGCATGGCAGCGACCCTGCTGGGCTCCAGCGCTGGGGACTGGGACAGACCAGTCAGTGACTGGAGAGTGCGGTTCAGAGTCCCACCAGTGCCCCATCGCCCATCCCAGTTAGGGGCTGGGGGGACTGGGTGCTGCCAGTCCAGTGGGGCTGGGCCCACCAGCGAATGTCTGCTGGCTCCGGGGCTGCGTTTCCCTCCCTGTGGGCTCTGGCCGGTCACGGGGGGACCGAGTTCACCCCAAACCACAATTGCCGCCTGTGCTGGCGGCTCCCGGCCCCAGCGGATGTGCTGGAAATAGCCCTGGCAGGGCCGCGGGGCCCCTCCTTGACAGCGGTCGCAGCACCCTATAAAGCCGCTCAGGGACCAGGGGCTGCACCGAGGACAGCACCCGTGCAGAGAGGCACCATGAAGCCCCTCGTCCTGCTGACCCTCCTGGCCCTCCTCACCCTCGGCCTCTGCCGCAGAGGTATGGGGTGTCCGGGGAGGGGTGATGGCGAttggggctggcggggggggctgtgccCCAGGATGGGGTCTGCTGTGAGCCGGAGGGAGCGAAGGGGGTCGGAGAGAGATTTGCTGAGCCTTGGGGTGGagggtgcagggctggagcagagggacagggaTCAGGACTCCCTTTGCCAGGTTGGGGGAGTGGGACTGGGTGAGGAGATGGGATGAGAACCCCAAAAGGAGGAGCAGGGTGAGGGCACAGCCTGCACGGGGCCTTCCCGAGCCCACTGGCTGTCCCGACCGCTCCACGCCATCCCTCGCAGGTGCTGACCGCTCCACCAGCGCCGACGACTCGCCCAGTTCCGAAGGTGAGTTGTCCGCGGCTGGATTTGACCCGgctgccctggggaagggggaaagggggcggggggacaccccagccctccctgaCCCTCTCTATGTCCCCACAGCCTTCGTCTCCAAACGTGCCAGCGCCGAGGTGGCGCGGAGACACAAGAGGAATTACATCTATGACAGGTAGCGCTTGACCCCCTTGTGCCGGGGACCATGTGTCCCCTCCGGGTGACACCGAGGGGGGCACACATTCCCCATCCGGCACATACAATAAAATCCTGTTTTCGGGAGGGGCTGGGCTCCTCCCCAGGAACCTCCAGCCCCCCACGGGGCCGGGGACCCTCCAGCAACCCCCCTGCATCCCTCATCTATCCCCAGCAGCATCTATGGTGTCGTGCGGGACCCGCTGGAGGCCAAGCGTGAGGTGTGCGAGCTCAACCCTGACTGCGATGAGCTGGCCGACCACATCGGCTTCCAGGAGGCATATCGGCGCTTCTATGGCCCCGTCTagcccccaccgccccccagCCATGCTGTGGCCCTGCCAGGGCCAGGTCTGAGCTCAGCACACCCTCCTCCCCCAAGGAGCCCTCCTTTTACACCCCTTTCTGTAACCgtggaaagaaataaatgcacaaaATGGTGTAAACCAGCTCCTTCCTAGTCTGAGGGTGCGGGATGGGTGTGAGACTGCAGCGAAGTACCCTGTGTCATCCCCATGAGGCTGAGgaccgcccccccccagcctcttcctccctctcccaccacccAAAGGCTCCGGGGCAGAGCGGTGCCCATCACCAGCCAGTGCCTGTCCCTGGCAATGATGAGCCCAGCGCTTGCACCACCATTATTCCAGTTTAATTTAAAGCTGCTTGTCCCAAGCTTGGCGTTATTAGGGGGCGCAGCGGGGCTGCTCGATGTGCCCCAGAGCGCTGTGCCCTTCCCAGCGGCAGGGTTTCCTTAGCAAACCACCATTTCGTTAAGGCCAGGGTTGGGGAGGGGAAGTGGGGAGATTGGAACCCTCGTCTCGTGCGTGGTGCTCTGCCTGGCCACAGCTGCGGCATCCCATCCCcttgtacacacacacacacacacgcatgcatGCCTcgtgctgggggctgctgggctctgTCACTCCTGTCTCCCTGAACCATGTGCTATGTTGCTGCTGGGGCCCCACACAGGGCCACGTATCTCCCCTGCCCCAAATTAATCTCCTGTACAGCCCTGGCCACAGCTCCCGAGGTCCCACGGGGCAGGACCCCTGACCCACGCTGCCTGGCTCAGCCAGGGCACCGGGGCCAACTCCATGCCAGGCACTGCCCCCTGCTCCCACCAAGCACGGCCTTTGCCAGTCCCCTGCACCCTCACCTCCAACCCAAATCCCTCggctctgcctccagccccacagctctcagctgcccccaggcacccagAGCCTGACACTGAGCAACGGCCGTGCTGCAGCGGGGACACGCACGCTGTGGCGGAGCTGTGCCCATCACATCAGGGCCACCAGTGCTGCATCTCAGCCCTGCTGGGCTGCGACAACCCtggccacacacacacacacacacacagagacagggCATCCCCAGGATTACGGCACTGAACCTGCTGGGAAACAGGCCAGTGCGGTGGTCCATGGATTTGGGGGGTCCCACGCCCTGGGGCTGAGGCTGGGTGCCTCCGTGCGGGGCTGCTACATGGGTTAGGTGCAGCGTAAGCGCGCTACTGTGCCCTCCCTGCAGTGATGAGTACGATTAGCCGTATTTAaaaggtggggaaactgaggcacaaggAGGGGgggcaggctggctggctgcagagGAACAGAGTGGGGGGGAGGAACGCCTCACCTTATGACACCTCAAGACACCCAACAGCAGGACCCAGGCGTCTGAGCCCCTCACCCTCTTCTCCCCACActtgggcggggggggggtgggctCTGGGGGTGCCAGGACGTCTgggtccccacagcccctgcagcccaaCCACTCACCCCGCAGTGTCACGGGTCCCTACAGCGCCCAGCCTCagtggggacactgggggggcTGACAGAGCTGCCAGGCGCCCGGGGCAAGGCAGCGGTGAAGGCGCCGATGATGGCAGCGTTGCCCAAAAAGGCCAGTCCGGCAGTGCCAAAGGTGCCAGGGAGCCCGGGGGCGGGCAGGCGGCCCCGCAGCCAGGTCCGGCGCGAGCACACGTCACAGAGGATGGCCTCCAGCTGGAAGTGGGTGCCCAGCACGGCACAGATGTGGAAAAGCTGGTGGCTGTGTCCTGCCCAGGGCGAGAGGCTAAGGTCACCAAGGCTGGGACTCCTTGGCCAGCTCCTGCGGTAAGGGGTTGCTTTGGGGGCAGGGGACTGGAGCCGGAgcactggggggcactgggaggcactgggagggttGCTGCTCACCGATGTAGTCGAAGCGGCCGGGCGCCAGGCGCTCAGGCAGGTGGGATGCGAAGAGGAAGCCGGTGAGCAGTGCGAAGAGGAGGTGGTAGCAGTACCCGGCCACAGCCTCGTTCCAGGTGCAGTTACTCCAAGCGCAGAAGAGGAGCTGTGgggaggcgggtgagcaacggggcgggggggggaaccaCCCCTGGAAGCACCCGGGGACCCCCGTGGTGGTGGCAGGACACCCCGACTCACCCGGTAGAAGAGCGGGATGTTGTCGTAGAGGAAGGGGTACACGAAAGCCGCCGTCCGCAGCACCTTGCTCAGCCGGGGACGCTCCAGCTCAGGGAAGCTGTGAAGGGGGAACAGGGTGTGGAGGGGGGCAGGCATGGACCCCTGTCAGCCCCCCCCACAGCGAGGACCCTGCAAACACCTTGGCTTTGGGCCAGACCCACTGCCTGAGCAGGGGGACACCCTGCAGGACCCCAAAGGTGAGCAGGAGGAAACCTCCAGCCTCGGTTTCCATTCAGCTGCAGCGCCGGCGCTTTTACCCAAAACATACCGCTGCTTTTACCCAAAACATACCGGGAGTAGCAGGAGAGGCCGGTGCAGACAAAGGAGTTAAAAGCAGCCGCGGGCACAAAGTAACAGTGCAAAACGCCGCTGACCCAGTGGTCTGGCATTGCGTAGGCACCATA includes these proteins:
- the PMF1 gene encoding polyamine-modulated factor 1, with protein sequence MAAAGSGAEEAAAGGDGGPPVPPAAPGRAQVFATVVDTFLEKLVAAGSYQRFANCYRCFYKLQPEMTRSIYDQFISQLQTSIKEEIQEVKDEGNLEVLFNSLDKIVEEAKNQEEPAWRPSGIPEEDICSAMVPYLLKHRSYLRKVLKEKEEENRKVAESVLAGRDGIAELQQLIQARKHAWQAISKEQRELMRTFKEPQ
- the BGLAP gene encoding osteocalcin — translated: MAWESCMEGEGNCSPSPPADVLEIALAGPRGPSLTAVAAPYKAAQGPGAAPRTAPVQRGTMKPLVLLTLLALLTLGLCRRGADRSTSADDSPSSEAFVSKRASAEVARRHKRNYIYDSSIYGVVRDPLEAKREVCELNPDCDELADHIGFQEAYRRFYGPV
- the PAQR6 gene encoding membrane progestin receptor delta isoform X3 — translated: MLTIKLPQIFRVHQVPRIFWEDGIMSGYRHPKSSALDCVLSSFQMTNETVNIWTHFLPTCFPELERPRLSKVLRTAAFVYPFLYDNIPLFYRLLFCAWSNCTWNEAVAGYCYHLLFALLTGFLFASHLPERLAPGRFDYIGHSHQLFHICAVLGTHFQLEAILCDVCSRRTWLRGRLPAPGLPGTFGTAGLAFLGNAAIIGAFTAALPRAPGSSVSPPSVPTEAGRCRDP
- the PAQR6 gene encoding membrane progestin receptor delta isoform X2, yielding MLTIKLPQIFRVHQIFWEDGIMSGYRHPKSSALDCVLSSFQMTNETVNIWTHFLPTWYFVWRFLALSSSLDFCQEPYHWPLLIYLLLVCLYPFASSCAHTFSSMSARARHICYFCDYGALSLYSLGCAFAYGAYAMPDHWVSGVLHCYFVPAAAFNSFVCTGLSCYSRFPELERPRLSKVLRTAAFVYPFLYDNIPLFYRLLFCAWSNCTWNEAVAGYCYHLLFALLTGFLFASHLPERLAPGRFDYIGHSHQLFHICAVLGTHFQLEAILCDVCSRRTWLRGRLPAPGLPGTFGTAGLAFLGNAAIIGAFTAALPRAPGSSVSPPSVPTEAGRCRDP
- the PAQR6 gene encoding membrane progestin receptor delta isoform X1 — translated: MLTIKLPQIFRVHQVPRIFWEDGIMSGYRHPKSSALDCVLSSFQMTNETVNIWTHFLPTWYFVWRFLALSSSLDFCQEPYHWPLLIYLLLVCLYPFASSCAHTFSSMSARARHICYFCDYGALSLYSLGCAFAYGAYAMPDHWVSGVLHCYFVPAAAFNSFVCTGLSCYSRFPELERPRLSKVLRTAAFVYPFLYDNIPLFYRLLFCAWSNCTWNEAVAGYCYHLLFALLTGFLFASHLPERLAPGRFDYIGHSHQLFHICAVLGTHFQLEAILCDVCSRRTWLRGRLPAPGLPGTFGTAGLAFLGNAAIIGAFTAALPRAPGSSVSPPSVPTEAGRCRDP